From Tachypleus tridentatus isolate NWPU-2018 chromosome 8, ASM421037v1, whole genome shotgun sequence, a single genomic window includes:
- the LOC143223260 gene encoding uncharacterized protein LOC143223260 yields MNYASKGDCVAIGTQQDDLYLTDRTCRSLRIVHLRDNWLMVSCLIPGDTLSMFIADEKGDILSCDDICSNPQMHTKSVRAIYCTEFFLFTSSLDGILKVWDLFSQKQLGQFHMPVPISAVCVHYSGRELLRTADNIHIVCGTASGHVHLLLWKTIVE; encoded by the exons ATGAATTATGCATCAAAGGGAGATTGTGTTGCCATAGGCACCCAACAAGATGATCTCTATCTGACAGACAGAACTTGTAGAAGTCTAAGAATAGTCCATTTAAGGGACAACTG GCTCATGGTTTCATGTTTAATACCAGGAGACACCCTAAGTATGTTCATTGCTGATGAGAAAGGTGACATATTATCCTGTGATGACATCTGCAGTAATCCTCAG ATGCACACAAAGTCTGTGAGAGCTATTTACtgtacagaattttttttatttacatcttcACTTGATGGAATACTGAAGGTGTGGGATCTGTTCAGTCAGAAACAG CTGGGACAGTTTCACATGCCAGTACCTATCAGTGCAGTTTGTGTACATTATTCTGGCCGTGAGCTGTTAAGAACAGCGGACAACATTCATATTGTCTGTGGCACAGCCAGTGGTCACGTTCATCTGCTTCTGTGGAAAACCATTGTGGAATAA